The proteins below are encoded in one region of Segatella copri:
- a CDS encoding glycosyltransferase family 2 protein — MINSLSILIPTYNNVCLELVKSLQAQAAALPDFEYEILVADDGSTDRLTIYENREIRSLPYCRYIEREKNVGRAAIRNFLAEKALHPWLLFIDSNMQVIHPQYLTTYLQSEESDVIYGGYQIKRNDEKYQHNLRYIFECIGTQNADYKQRQANPYGDFHTSNFMVRQDIMLQYPLDERFITYGYEDVLWGKTLQENQIKILHIDNTLGYENFIGNMSFLYKTEESLRTLNQFKEELQGYSKVLDYALKMKRWHLYPFCQKLYPLLSLPIKARLTGNKPSIFWFNIYKLLYYIHLDRNI, encoded by the coding sequence ATGATCAATTCTCTTTCGATACTAATCCCTACATATAATAATGTATGCCTTGAGCTTGTAAAGTCCTTACAAGCTCAAGCCGCTGCATTGCCCGATTTCGAGTACGAAATTCTGGTGGCAGACGATGGCAGCACCGACCGCCTCACCATCTATGAAAACCGCGAGATACGCTCGCTACCCTACTGCCGCTATATCGAAAGAGAAAAGAACGTGGGCAGGGCGGCCATCCGCAACTTTCTGGCAGAAAAAGCCCTGCATCCCTGGTTGCTGTTCATAGATAGCAATATGCAAGTAATTCATCCTCAATATCTTACCACATACCTGCAATCAGAAGAAAGCGACGTTATCTATGGTGGATACCAGATTAAGCGAAACGATGAGAAATACCAACACAATCTGCGCTACATCTTTGAGTGCATCGGTACCCAGAATGCTGACTACAAGCAGCGCCAAGCCAATCCATACGGAGATTTCCATACCTCCAACTTTATGGTAAGGCAAGACATTATGCTGCAATATCCACTGGATGAGCGATTTATCACCTATGGCTACGAAGACGTGCTATGGGGAAAAACGCTCCAAGAAAACCAAATCAAGATATTGCATATAGACAATACATTGGGATATGAGAATTTCATCGGCAACATGAGTTTCCTCTATAAGACAGAAGAGAGCCTGCGCACCCTCAACCAGTTTAAGGAAGAACTGCAGGGCTACTCCAAAGTACTGGATTATGCCCTGAAAATGAAACGCTGGCATCTCTATCCATTCTGCCAAAAACTATATCCCCTGCTCAGTTTGCCAATAAAAGCTAGGCTCACAGGCAATAAACCCAGCATTTTCTGGTTTAATATATATAAGTTATTATACTATATACATTTAGACAGAAACATATAA
- a CDS encoding two-component regulator propeller domain-containing protein: protein MNKKISVIIIALLLQVVQLQAAIGDWKAYMAYHNVQEIEQAGNLVFVQASNNLYVYNQNDQSIQTFSKIDYLSACDIEHIAYCQAAHRLLILYSNSNIDLMNTSNYEVTNLADYYNASTTGDKTIYDIYVNDKYAYMSNGFGIVKVNVADGEISDTYNLGFKVNWCEIKDNCIYAYSQTDGQYRAPLSVNLLDKNNWSKVGGYAAKQQADKSELKQMVSTLNPGGPKYNYFGFMKFANNQLYTCDGGFAVGISRKGCIQMLKNEEWNIYPDDNISSKTNVTYENLECLDYDPTDTSHIFVGGRNGLYEYKNGNFEKYYNYENSPIERYNNRSKEYELITGVKFDKEGNLWMLNSQAPTQSLIEFTKDKQWISHQLPDLMKLDDAGFTNKSLGLLGNMLIDSRGLLWFVNNHWIVPSLYCYQFSEDNSEERLNAFTSFVNEDGTEVSVGAVRCAAEDKDGNIWIGTSAGPLLLDPNQITASAPTFTQVKVPRNDGTNYADYLLSGIDVSCIAVDGANRKWFGTKKNGIYLISEDNLSEIHHFTTLNSPLLSNGIESIAINEKTGEVFIGTDKGLCSYMSDSSTPNESMTSDNVWAYPNPVKPDYTGLITIVGLSQNADVKILTSNGRIVNEGKSNGGTYTWNGCDANGKKVASGIYMVATATNDVEKGTVCKIAIIK, encoded by the coding sequence ATGAACAAGAAGATATCAGTCATCATCATAGCGCTGCTGCTTCAGGTAGTACAACTGCAAGCAGCCATAGGCGACTGGAAAGCCTACATGGCGTACCACAACGTACAGGAGATAGAACAAGCCGGAAACCTGGTATTTGTCCAGGCTTCCAACAACCTATATGTCTACAATCAGAACGACCAGAGCATCCAGACATTCAGCAAGATAGACTATCTGAGCGCTTGCGACATCGAGCACATCGCCTACTGCCAAGCTGCCCATCGCCTGCTCATCCTCTATAGCAACTCCAACATCGACCTCATGAACACGAGTAATTATGAGGTTACCAATCTGGCAGATTACTATAATGCCTCTACCACAGGCGACAAGACCATCTATGATATCTATGTAAACGACAAATATGCCTACATGAGCAATGGTTTCGGCATCGTAAAAGTAAACGTGGCAGATGGAGAAATCAGCGATACATACAACTTAGGCTTCAAGGTAAACTGGTGCGAAATCAAGGATAATTGCATCTATGCCTATAGCCAAACAGATGGTCAATATCGCGCTCCCCTCTCAGTTAACTTGCTCGATAAGAACAACTGGAGCAAGGTGGGAGGCTATGCTGCAAAACAGCAAGCAGACAAGAGCGAACTCAAGCAGATGGTAAGCACGCTGAATCCTGGAGGACCAAAGTATAACTATTTTGGCTTCATGAAGTTTGCCAACAATCAACTGTATACTTGTGATGGTGGATTTGCAGTAGGCATCTCTAGAAAAGGCTGTATCCAGATGCTAAAGAATGAAGAATGGAACATCTATCCAGACGACAACATAAGCTCTAAGACAAATGTAACTTATGAAAATTTGGAATGTCTGGACTATGACCCTACTGATACAAGTCATATCTTTGTAGGAGGCAGAAATGGTCTCTACGAATACAAAAATGGAAACTTCGAAAAATATTATAACTACGAGAACTCTCCAATAGAAAGATATAATAACAGAAGCAAAGAATACGAGCTCATAACGGGAGTGAAATTTGACAAAGAGGGCAATCTTTGGATGCTGAATAGTCAAGCTCCGACTCAATCGCTTATAGAATTTACTAAAGATAAGCAATGGATAAGCCATCAGCTACCTGACTTGATGAAACTTGACGATGCAGGTTTTACCAATAAGAGTCTTGGCTTATTGGGAAATATGCTGATTGATAGCAGAGGCCTCTTATGGTTTGTCAATAACCACTGGATTGTACCTTCTCTCTATTGTTATCAGTTTTCTGAAGACAATTCGGAAGAAAGACTTAACGCTTTCACTAGTTTTGTAAATGAAGATGGAACAGAAGTATCAGTAGGTGCTGTGAGATGCGCAGCAGAAGACAAGGATGGCAATATCTGGATAGGCACCAGTGCTGGTCCTTTATTATTAGATCCTAACCAGATAACAGCATCTGCACCAACATTTACCCAAGTGAAAGTACCTAGAAATGATGGCACTAACTATGCAGACTATCTGCTGAGTGGAATAGACGTTTCTTGTATAGCTGTAGATGGAGCCAACCGCAAATGGTTTGGTACCAAAAAAAATGGCATATATCTTATCAGTGAGGATAATCTATCAGAAATACATCATTTCACCACACTTAATAGTCCTCTGCTTTCCAACGGAATAGAATCTATCGCCATCAATGAAAAAACGGGCGAAGTATTTATTGGAACAGACAAAGGTCTATGCTCATATATGTCTGACTCCAGTACTCCAAACGAAAGCATGACTTCTGATAATGTGTGGGCTTATCCTAATCCTGTAAAACCTGACTACACAGGACTTATAACCATAGTAGGACTGAGCCAAAACGCCGATGTCAAGATACTTACTTCGAATGGTAGGATAGTAAATGAAGGCAAGAGTAATGGCGGTACATACACCTGGAATGGTTGTGATGCTAATGGGAAAAAAGTAGCCAGTGGCATATATATGGTTGCTACTGCCACTAATGATGTGGAAAAAGGCACTGTCTGCAAAATAGCTATTATAAAGTAA
- a CDS encoding acyltransferase family protein: MRQLTYVSYIKIWAMIIVVFYHCLCGYSNIWGEEYSWQTVPTWYHLSHILVYFHIPIFTLMSAYLYGHLSCSGRYQSSCSFICKKTKRLLIPYIVWGLLICIIQKWDLTYLLCGISHLWYLFFLFEAFIIFHFINKIPHWSKYILLISLYSACCIINYYNPTPFMGIGYFVRYMPYFIIGYYIYFILERDIIKKKVASYTAIACSLLFALEYVLDNNKFILAGLSLLLIICITILSKQNETQLVGRKRILKLDKYAMGIYIIHHIIILETNSSTLGQQSMEHYILYPIVLFIMSLGISWLITYILQKSKLGNIIIGS; the protein is encoded by the coding sequence ATGAGACAACTGACGTATGTAAGTTATATAAAAATATGGGCAATGATAATCGTGGTATTTTATCATTGCCTTTGCGGCTATAGCAATATATGGGGTGAAGAATATTCTTGGCAAACAGTACCCACATGGTATCATCTATCCCATATATTGGTATATTTCCACATACCCATTTTTACCCTAATGAGTGCATATTTATACGGACATTTAAGTTGCTCAGGCAGATACCAAAGTTCGTGTTCCTTTATCTGTAAAAAGACAAAACGCCTCCTTATACCATATATCGTGTGGGGCTTACTCATCTGTATCATTCAAAAATGGGACTTGACATATTTACTATGTGGAATATCACATCTATGGTACTTATTCTTTTTATTTGAAGCCTTTATCATATTCCATTTCATCAATAAAATTCCTCATTGGAGCAAATACATTTTACTTATATCCTTATATTCAGCGTGTTGTATTATCAACTATTATAATCCGACTCCCTTTATGGGAATAGGTTATTTTGTTAGATATATGCCCTATTTCATCATAGGCTATTATATATACTTCATCTTAGAAAGAGACATCATAAAGAAAAAGGTTGCTTCTTATACAGCAATCGCATGCTCACTTCTATTTGCACTAGAGTATGTATTAGACAACAACAAATTCATACTCGCAGGATTGAGCCTCCTCCTCATTATCTGCATCACCATCCTAAGCAAACAAAATGAAACACAGCTGGTAGGCAGAAAAAGAATATTAAAACTGGATAAATATGCGATGGGTATATATATCATACACCATATCATCATACTGGAGACCAATAGTTCCACCCTAGGACAGCAATCTATGGAGCATTACATCCTTTATCCCATCGTGCTATTCATTATGAGCCTTGGCATATCTTGGCTCATCACATACATCTTGCAAAAGTCAAAACTTGGAAATATTATAATCGGCTCTTAA
- a CDS encoding CotH kinase family protein, producing the protein MKRIISLYTFCMLTITMHAQFMVNGHQAVYDASTNTYLISIGEESFQTDFQSDITLEKDSLWTEISIDNIPVNDSYTFKNIEGGKKYSLNGKRNEVTFSSYITFTSLPIINLAGDFGYDYANGSIEIMLPTSANSEHSLIKAKWRGESTNYYDRHKRNYKIKTLNEKGKSKDISFLGLREDNNWILDAGQIDLFRLRNRIATEIWQDMSTKPYYADKEPKAQSAVNGKVIEVILNHQYAGIYSLTEAMDRKQMKLKKYDSKNQEFHGMLWKASEWGNALFWGTEGEYDNNSETWNAFEVKYPDIEDVCPTDYSLLYQAIDFVATSNDDTFKSQVAQYFDIPVLIDYYIFLQFTNAVDNTGKNMYWAIYDQAQDKKMTLAVWDLDATVGSNWSTNPLHPDYVKPDNNLAIMNFYIYNRLLSLNVDGFKEKVALRYKELRQDKLSLSALLDRYNSYYRKLAQSGAAKREENRWSKDTDLNGNELNFEQEISYINLWIEARLAYLDQSLLPASTGINNTILDYQAKQYIYNIQGQRLDKIPSQGVYIINGKKYIK; encoded by the coding sequence ATGAAAAGAATAATTAGTCTCTATACATTCTGCATGCTGACTATAACAATGCATGCCCAATTTATGGTGAATGGACACCAAGCAGTATATGACGCATCAACCAATACTTATCTCATCAGTATTGGGGAAGAAAGTTTTCAAACTGACTTTCAATCAGATATTACTCTAGAAAAAGATTCTCTCTGGACAGAAATATCTATAGATAATATTCCTGTGAATGACAGTTACACCTTTAAGAATATAGAAGGTGGCAAGAAATATTCACTGAATGGTAAAAGAAATGAAGTTACCTTTAGTTCATATATTACCTTTACATCTCTCCCTATCATCAACTTAGCGGGAGATTTTGGATATGATTATGCCAATGGTAGCATAGAAATCATGCTGCCCACATCAGCAAATAGTGAACATTCTCTCATCAAAGCAAAATGGAGAGGAGAATCCACAAACTATTATGACAGACATAAAAGAAACTATAAAATTAAGACACTAAACGAAAAAGGAAAAAGCAAGGATATATCATTCCTTGGACTAAGAGAAGACAACAACTGGATTTTAGATGCAGGACAAATAGACTTGTTCAGGCTGAGAAACAGAATAGCTACCGAGATATGGCAAGATATGAGCACCAAGCCTTATTATGCAGACAAGGAACCAAAGGCACAAAGTGCGGTTAATGGAAAAGTAATAGAGGTGATTCTCAACCATCAATATGCAGGAATCTATTCGCTGACAGAAGCTATGGACAGAAAGCAAATGAAACTAAAAAAATATGATAGCAAAAATCAAGAGTTTCATGGTATGCTTTGGAAAGCCAGCGAATGGGGAAATGCTTTGTTCTGGGGAACAGAAGGTGAATATGACAACAACTCAGAAACATGGAATGCCTTCGAGGTAAAATATCCAGATATAGAAGATGTATGTCCTACCGACTACAGCCTACTATATCAGGCTATAGATTTTGTGGCAACTAGTAATGACGATACTTTCAAATCACAAGTTGCCCAATACTTCGACATTCCTGTTCTTATAGACTATTACATCTTCCTGCAATTTACCAATGCTGTAGATAATACTGGCAAGAATATGTACTGGGCTATCTATGACCAAGCTCAAGACAAGAAAATGACACTGGCTGTATGGGATTTGGACGCAACAGTAGGCAGTAATTGGTCTACCAATCCACTTCATCCAGATTATGTTAAGCCAGATAATAACTTAGCCATCATGAACTTTTATATCTATAACAGACTCTTATCACTTAATGTTGATGGATTTAAGGAAAAAGTAGCTCTCAGATATAAAGAGTTGAGACAAGACAAATTGAGTTTGAGCGCTTTACTAGATAGATATAATAGCTACTATCGGAAGTTAGCTCAAAGTGGCGCAGCCAAAAGAGAAGAAAATAGATGGAGCAAAGATACCGACCTGAATGGTAATGAACTAAACTTTGAGCAGGAAATATCATATATCAATCTATGGATAGAAGCTAGATTAGCCTATCTAGACCAATCTTTACTTCCTGCATCTACAGGTATCAATAATACAATTTTAGACTATCAAGCAAAACAATACATATACAATATACAAGGACAAAGACTAGACAAAATTCCATCACAAGGAGTTTACATTATAAATGGTAAAAAGTATATCAAATGA
- a CDS encoding glycosyltransferase family 39 protein: MSNNRIINIATIAYLAFLLIILAIFGYTPTNDTDGYLEYAQVCLHQGEAYPCSTLIKGTPFIWNIGSINLIVFSLWLFGSFYPILVLMCICKALTAWLIAKIAQYISNDKIAIATLFIYILYPNNWGQSTTLLSEIPMIFLALLSLYILLSKNKVYTLILSGVIMAWANWFRPIAVLFIISLFIYILLFQRKEIWKKNIPFLIGCGSMLILFGTECYHRTGYFVYQCDSFWYNMADDAYSGATPDPHFGEPLFKKGTPRYIENMQDKTCFECREIWKQRCIPWLLNHKMEYLSKIPYRLYYMYQNDIDNMAAFLPNKQKAEDNYIVLPYRNIIQEIGNLSNAQYLALLCTVYYYLILLTALLGGIYVIYKKLWQQGFLPLFIPIFGTLSLVLLVQGETRFKAPYMPFVMMLSAYCIMWINSKLNNYKKKL; this comes from the coding sequence ATGAGCAATAATAGAATCATCAATATCGCAACCATAGCATACTTGGCTTTTCTGCTTATCATTCTAGCCATATTTGGCTATACTCCAACGAATGATACAGATGGATATTTGGAATATGCCCAAGTATGCCTGCATCAAGGAGAAGCATATCCATGTAGTACTCTTATTAAGGGCACTCCTTTTATATGGAACATTGGCTCCATCAACTTAATAGTATTTTCACTTTGGTTGTTTGGTAGTTTCTATCCGATACTTGTTTTGATGTGTATATGTAAAGCTCTGACAGCATGGCTGATAGCCAAAATTGCCCAATATATAAGCAATGACAAGATAGCCATTGCTACACTCTTTATATATATTCTATATCCCAACAACTGGGGGCAATCCACCACATTGCTTAGTGAAATACCCATGATATTCTTGGCTTTGCTTTCACTATATATTCTATTGAGCAAAAACAAAGTATACACACTCATCCTTTCGGGCGTTATCATGGCTTGGGCCAACTGGTTTCGCCCTATAGCAGTACTCTTCATCATTTCCCTATTCATCTATATCCTCCTATTTCAAAGAAAAGAGATATGGAAGAAAAACATTCCTTTCTTAATAGGATGTGGAAGTATGCTAATATTGTTTGGCACAGAATGCTATCACCGAACAGGCTACTTTGTATATCAATGTGACTCATTCTGGTATAATATGGCAGATGATGCCTATAGTGGCGCCACTCCTGATCCACATTTTGGTGAACCTCTCTTCAAAAAAGGCACACCTAGATATATAGAAAATATGCAAGACAAAACTTGTTTTGAATGTCGTGAGATTTGGAAGCAAAGATGCATACCATGGCTATTGAACCATAAAATGGAATATCTTTCAAAGATTCCATATAGACTATATTATATGTATCAGAACGACATAGATAATATGGCAGCATTCTTACCCAATAAGCAAAAAGCTGAAGATAACTATATAGTATTACCCTACAGAAATATCATACAAGAAATAGGCAATCTGAGCAATGCTCAATACCTGGCATTATTATGTACTGTTTATTATTATCTTATCTTACTGACAGCTTTGCTTGGCGGAATTTACGTCATCTATAAAAAGTTATGGCAACAGGGATTCCTGCCTTTATTTATACCCATATTTGGTACGCTCAGCCTAGTTTTGCTAGTACAGGGCGAAACAAGATTTAAGGCTCCCTATATGCCATTTGTCATGATGCTCTCAGCATACTGTATTATGTGGATAAATAGCAAACTCAACAATTATAAGAAAAAACTATAG
- a CDS encoding glycosyltransferase family 2 protein: MKLSIIIPVYQTQDTIDRCIESILQQSFTDYEIILVDDGSDDECSLLCDKYSQKDRRITTIHKKNGGLSDARNTGIKHSKGKYITFIDSDDAIQNYTLQALMDEINKYPETDVLEYPIMERIGHPYKEQLLAFTPRNYNNCWEYWLNEQGYLHTYACNKIFRRCLFKNVYFPKGKTFEDVQTIPFLIGLIPTEGTFQQKVKIRVTNKGCYLYYWNNKGITASAKYEDLLSLYIGQSMALIHTFKTIGNRDDIMQKYQLSINIYLTQILNVLMDLFEVSGKYENCAPLIKYTKLINNKGLINSLKLKLLLIIGYKRLCKLNRLIHKIYRHH; encoded by the coding sequence ATGAAATTGAGCATCATCATACCAGTATATCAAACGCAAGACACTATTGATAGATGTATAGAGAGTATCTTGCAACAATCATTCACCGACTATGAGATAATCCTCGTAGACGATGGATCAGATGACGAATGCTCTCTGCTTTGCGACAAATATTCGCAAAAAGATAGGAGAATAACTACTATCCATAAGAAAAATGGCGGATTAAGCGATGCTAGAAATACAGGAATCAAGCATTCCAAAGGAAAGTATATCACCTTTATCGACAGCGATGATGCTATCCAAAACTACACATTGCAAGCATTGATGGACGAAATCAACAAATATCCAGAAACAGATGTTTTGGAATATCCCATTATGGAAAGAATAGGGCATCCATACAAAGAACAACTGCTGGCATTCACTCCTCGCAATTACAACAACTGCTGGGAATATTGGCTCAATGAACAAGGATACCTTCATACCTATGCTTGCAACAAAATATTCAGAAGATGCTTATTCAAGAACGTCTACTTTCCAAAAGGCAAAACCTTTGAGGATGTACAAACCATCCCCTTTCTAATAGGTCTAATCCCTACGGAAGGAACTTTCCAACAGAAAGTAAAGATAAGAGTTACCAACAAAGGCTGCTATCTATATTACTGGAACAATAAGGGAATAACAGCTAGCGCCAAATACGAAGATTTGCTAAGTCTATACATAGGACAGAGCATGGCACTTATCCACACATTCAAGACAATAGGTAATCGAGATGATATTATGCAGAAATATCAACTTTCTATCAACATTTATCTGACGCAGATATTAAATGTTTTGATGGATCTCTTCGAAGTATCGGGAAAATATGAGAATTGTGCTCCACTTATCAAATATACCAAGTTGATAAATAACAAAGGACTAATCAATTCTCTAAAACTCAAGTTATTATTAATTATAGGATATAAAAGATTATGCAAACTCAACAGACTTATACACAAGATATACAGGCACCACTAG
- a CDS encoding glycosyltransferase, translating into MQTQQTYTQDIQAPLVSFIITTYNLPIQYLKECIDSILQLSLNAKEREIILVDDGSDICPLDEMAEYLQHIIYLRQPNQGVSVARNYGIQIAKGNFIQFVDGDDYLIQTAYEHCLDIVRYHQPDIVTFNFANSKAKEEVPYELPTPISGTEYLNKHNLHGSACSYIFRHNIIGSLQFTPGIVYGEDEEFTPQLFLRAERIFKMDTAAYFYRENPDSVSHQIDKEMVNLRMNNNLQVILKLQSKLDAIPVGERQALNRRIAQLTMDYLYNNIRMKHSLIALNRTIAELRQHGLYPLPDKDYTKKYTMFRKMIGTYVGRITLLFFIKK; encoded by the coding sequence ATGCAAACTCAACAGACTTATACACAAGATATACAGGCACCACTAGTAAGTTTTATCATCACCACTTACAACCTGCCTATCCAATATCTCAAAGAATGCATTGACAGCATTCTCCAGCTCTCACTCAATGCCAAGGAGAGAGAAATCATCTTGGTAGATGATGGCAGCGACATCTGTCCGCTCGACGAAATGGCAGAGTACTTGCAGCATATCATCTATCTGCGCCAACCTAATCAGGGAGTTAGCGTGGCTCGAAACTATGGTATTCAAATAGCCAAAGGTAACTTTATACAGTTTGTGGATGGTGATGACTATCTGATTCAAACTGCTTATGAACATTGTCTGGATATCGTTAGATACCACCAACCAGATATAGTTACCTTCAATTTTGCCAATAGCAAGGCTAAAGAGGAAGTTCCCTACGAACTCCCTACTCCTATCTCAGGAACGGAATATTTAAATAAGCACAATCTGCACGGATCTGCTTGTTCCTATATATTTAGACACAACATCATCGGTAGCCTCCAGTTTACTCCAGGCATCGTATATGGAGAAGATGAGGAATTTACCCCTCAGCTGTTCCTGCGTGCCGAAAGAATCTTCAAGATGGATACTGCTGCTTATTTCTACAGGGAAAACCCAGACTCTGTGAGCCATCAGATAGATAAGGAAATGGTAAATCTGCGCATGAACAATAACCTGCAGGTTATCCTCAAACTGCAAAGCAAGCTAGATGCCATCCCTGTTGGTGAGCGCCAAGCTCTCAATCGCAGAATAGCTCAACTCACTATGGACTATCTCTACAACAACATCAGGATGAAACATAGTTTGATAGCCCTCAATAGAACCATAGCTGAACTAAGACAACATGGACTTTATCCACTTCCCGACAAGGATTATACCAAGAAATATACTATGTTCAGAAAGATGATAGGTACTTATGTTGGAAGAATAACCCTCTTGTTTTTCATTAAGAAATAA
- a CDS encoding glycosyltransferase family 4 protein, with product MKILLMGEYSNVHATLADGLRKLGHQVTVVSNGDFWKNYPRDFNMARRPGKLGGILLLLKLYTIVHKLRGYDIVQLINPMFLELKAERIFPIYRYLRRHNKKVILGGYGMDYYWVKVCCNDKPLRYSDFNMGEKLRITADAEKEKKDWLGTAKERLNRMIAEDCDGIVTGLYEYWVCYQPSFPQKTTFIPFPIKPQFITSENSNSYIHVENHQVLPLDTPKKVKLFIGINKSRSEYKGTDIMLKAAQAIAKKYPDKTELQIAENIPFVEYVKIMNGSDAILDQLYSYTPSMNPLEAMARGIICIGGGEPENYEIIHEDKLRPIINVLPNYESVYQELEHLVLHPELIPLLKQQSIEYINKHHDYIKVAERYEAFYQKLLIQ from the coding sequence ATGAAAATACTATTAATGGGAGAATACAGTAATGTACATGCTACTCTGGCCGATGGACTCCGGAAGCTGGGGCATCAAGTTACTGTAGTATCCAATGGTGACTTTTGGAAGAATTATCCACGAGATTTCAACATGGCTCGACGTCCAGGAAAGCTGGGCGGAATCTTACTTTTACTGAAGTTATACACAATTGTGCATAAACTGCGTGGATATGACATCGTGCAACTTATCAACCCTATGTTCTTGGAGTTGAAGGCCGAGCGTATCTTCCCTATTTATCGCTATCTGCGCCGTCATAACAAGAAAGTGATATTGGGGGGATATGGCATGGATTACTATTGGGTAAAAGTATGTTGCAATGATAAGCCATTGAGATACAGCGATTTTAACATGGGAGAGAAATTGCGCATCACTGCTGATGCTGAAAAAGAAAAGAAAGACTGGCTGGGTACTGCCAAGGAACGTCTAAACCGCATGATAGCTGAAGACTGCGACGGAATCGTGACAGGACTGTATGAATACTGGGTATGTTATCAACCTAGTTTTCCACAGAAAACTACGTTTATCCCATTTCCTATCAAACCGCAATTTATAACTTCAGAAAACAGCAACTCGTATATTCATGTGGAAAATCATCAGGTCTTACCATTGGATACTCCCAAGAAGGTAAAACTCTTCATCGGTATCAACAAAAGCAGAAGCGAATATAAGGGCACCGATATCATGCTGAAGGCTGCACAAGCCATTGCAAAGAAATATCCAGACAAAACGGAACTCCAGATAGCCGAAAACATCCCTTTTGTAGAATATGTAAAAATAATGAATGGAAGCGATGCTATACTCGACCAACTCTACAGCTACACACCATCCATGAATCCACTGGAGGCAATGGCAAGAGGAATCATCTGCATAGGTGGCGGAGAACCTGAAAATTATGAGATTATACACGAGGATAAACTACGCCCTATCATCAATGTACTTCCTAACTACGAAAGCGTTTACCAAGAACTGGAGCACCTTGTATTGCATCCAGAACTTATTCCTTTACTCAAGCAGCAAAGCATCGAATACATCAACAAGCATCACGACTACATCAAGGTTGCTGAAAGATATGAAGCATTCTATCAAAAACTGCTTATCCAATAA